ACGGGTGCTGTCTCAAGCAGGGCAGATATCAAAGCTCTTGCCGAGATTGCAGACGACCACAATATAACCATTATTTCTGATGAGGTCTACGAGTACTTCATCTATGAAGGTGAACACGTAAGCCCTGCCAGCTATTCGGATAATGTGGTCACTGTAAACGCGACCTCAAAAAGTTATGCTATGACGGGTTGGAGGCTCGGGTACCTGGCAGGCAGAAAAGAGTACATCGCCCAGATGCTCAAAGTGCACCAGTATATACAGGCCTGTGCAAACTCAGTCGCCCAGAAGGCCGCCTATGCCGCAGTGACCGGTCCAAAAGACTCTGTCAATGTCATGCGTGAAGAGTTCCGGAAACGTAGGGACGTGCTTGTAAAAGGGCTCAACGATCTGGGGATGGAATGTGCTCTTCCTAAAGGGGCTTTCTACGCTTTCCCTAAAGTCTCAAACTCCGCAGAAGTAGCCTCAAAAATGATCTCAAATGGAGTTGTTGTTGTCCCGGGAACAGCCTTTGGAAGCGAGGGCGATGGTTACATAAGGATTTCCTATGCAGCTTCAATGAAAGATATTGAAAAATCCCTGAGCATCATGGAAAATGTGCTCTGAAACTTTTTAAAGAGAAAGATCTTTTCCTTTCTCTTTTCTCTTCCTTTTTTCCAGTTCTTTTGTTTAACTTTTCCTTCACTTTTCCTTCTTTTTATTCCTCTATTTTTTATTTAGTTTCCCTATCCTCGGAAAACACTGTCAACTTTGGATATATTTATATTGAGGCATCCAGATACTTGATACAATGAAAAGAGCTTTTTGCAAATTTTCCGATGCTTGCTAATTTATATTATGTTGCAACGAGCCTTTTTTAACATGTTATATTTCCAAATACAGTCCTGCCCATTGAAGGTATTCCCTGAAAACTGTCTGTGATATGTGTCACCGATATAGAGAATTTCTGGCTGTTGTCACAAAAACAGTTTCGGAAGTGAAGTATGAAAAAGCGATCTGTGTGCCTGCTGCCTGTAACTAAAGGAACTCTTGTGTTCATATCTCTTTTTTTGTTGCTGAGCCCTGTTTCCGGTTTGACTATATCAGCTGCAAACAGATCAAATGGCTATTTTTACGGAAATGTAAACACAATAGAAGTTCTCCTGCTGGAAACCCTCGAAACTCCGGCTTTGCTTTTCACCCCGGAATCCTTAGATCTTCTCACAGGAAGCAGAGAAAACAAAAATAAAAACCTGGAAAAAATAAGCCCCTTCTTAATCCTGGCTGCAGGCATCCTTGCCGGTTTTAATCCCTGCCTGCTTGCAGTAATGGCTTTCTTGGCTTCTGTCACCTTTGCCCAGCAAGGTGGAAGAAAAGAGATGCTCAAAATCACCCTGGGCTTTTCTACAGGAATTTTCACCATGTATATGTTTGCAGGGATAGGCATTTTGAGTACTGTCAGTTTCCTGCCTGAAGTCCGGAGTCATTTTACGTCAATTGCAATCCTGCTGACTGCCCTGCTGGGTCTCTGGCACATTTATGACGCTTACTTGTTGAGAACATATGCGAAATCGACTTTCAGGACTCCGGAATCCCTAAAGGACTTTATGAGAAGGATGGGTGAAAAAAATCTATTGCTTCTGTCCTTCCTTGCAGGAAGCATGTTCTCCCTGGTCAAAGCTCCCTGCATCGGAGCAATCTATCTCTCAATTCTGAGTATGCTGGCAATAAAAACCGATATCGTAAGAGGAATAGCATACCTGGGAATATACAACTTTGGACTTCTACTGCCTTTAATGTGTCTTGGTCTTTTACTGGCCTTCGGGCTTAGCCCTAAAAAAGTTACGGAGTTCAGAGAAAAAAGAAGAGTGGAGATAAGGTTGACAACAGGGCTGATACTGCTTATCCTTGCCCTGCTGATGCAGCTCAGGATACTCTGAGCAGCCAGCAAAAATATCTGAAAATCGGATTCTAGCTAAAACCAGATCTAGCCGAAACAAATCCTGCATAAAATAGAGTTCTAGCTAAAACAGATCCTTAAACTAAATACAGGCTAAATAAGGAATCAGATAATTGATTCCTTATCCTGCTCTTCTAATGATGGTTCTTCTAATGATGGTTCTTCTAATGATGGTTCTTCTAATGATGGTTCTGAACGAAGGCGCTTTTCTTCTATCATCTCCAGAAGCTTTCCCATTACCTCTTCTATTCCTTCTCCGGTAATTGTAGATATGTTCAGCTCGATCTCATCCATTTTTCTGAACTCCGGTCTGTCAGCTTTGTTGGCAACCACAAGCATGGGAAGATTAAAGTTTTCCTTGATTTCAGCAAGCAGGCGGTTCTGGTCCTCAATTTCATATCCACAACTTTCACTCGGGTCAATCATGAACATTACAACTGCGTCCAGGAAGCGGATTGCGGTAATTGCCTGGCGTTCAATATTGTTTCTCTCAGCCATGGGGCGGTCAAGGAGACCCGGGGTGTCCATAACCTGATAACGGATGTTGTTCCGTATGAAGTGACCTATGGCTACTCCTTTTGTTGTAAAAGGATATGCCGCAATTTCAGGGGTTGCACCTGTAATCTTTGAAACAAAACTTGACTTTCCTACATTGGGATAGCCAGCGATTACAATCGTTGGCTCGTCATGGACATCAGGGAGTTTTCTGAGAATGTTTCTGGCTTCATTCAGAAAGAGAAGGTCCTTGTTAATGGATTTGACAATGGATGCAATCCTTCCGAAGGCTTCTTTTCGGACAGGCTCGGGAAGATCGGCCTCCCGAATTTTTCCAACATAGCTTCTTGCAACTTCATGGATCTTCCTGCTTGCCCAGTCAACGGATGCCAGAGACATCTTGAGCTTTTCGATGCCTACAAGGACGTCGGTTAATTCATAATAGAATGTAGGCAACTGTTCAAAACTTGGGAAACGCCTGACTATATTTGCAAGGTTATCAGTGAAAATGTTTGCAGCCGTCAGTACCATGGACTCATTGGCTCTGAGACGGCTGTCCCTCCCCTCAATAGTTTTCCCGGACATAGCTCTTGCTGCCCGTTTAAAAGCTTTATTAGTTAACTCCTCGGAAGTAGGAACTGTGTGAATTTTCTCGAAGATCATCATTTTCTAACCCTCTGGGGGCTCTTTTAATCTATATAAAGGTTTTTCTGATTGAAGACGTTTAACAGAAAAATCTAAAGTCCGTAAGCAAAAATTTCGCAAAAGTTCCTGAGCGGAGTTTCTTTGCTTTTCTTATCCGGATTCTCTGAACAGCTTCAGTCCAAGCTTTTTCTGCCCAAAACTTAGAATACCGGAAAGATTACCCGGAAAAATAATTAAGCTCTGGTCTTAAAATACTACAACATACGAAATTATATATATGTTTGAGGTACTCTGATTTGCTTCTCTTAAGAGCGATTTGGAGCGGCATTTGGTAGCTGTAAAATTACTGTTTGATTAATTTTGTCTATTGCATGATCAATAATTGAATTGTTTGATTAATTTTGTCTATTGCATGATCAATAATCGAATTATAATTATGGTTCTATCAGGAGTTTTTAATTACAAATCATTAAATAACCTAAATACAGGCATGAAACCAGTTGTATGTCTAAGAAGAACCGGACTTTATTTATATTTGTAATTGTAATTTGTATTATAAATTTATAATCATTAATTATGGTAAATTAAGGATACACTATTCTCGATGTACGGATATTATACATCATCCTGATACAAGGTATATGAAATTTATGGTGGTAGTATGGAACTCACTCCGATTCAAAAAGATATTATTATTACATTAATCAACCTTCAGCGGCAAAAAGACAGGGCAATTAAAGGGGAAGAAATTGCTGAAGTTATCCAGCGAAACCCTGGAACAGTCCGCAACCAGATGCAGTTATTAAAGGCACTTGGGCTGGTTGAAGGTGTACCCGGGCCAAAGGGGGGATATAAACCAACAGGGGCAGCATATGATTCTTTACGCATCCAGCAATTGAAAAATGAATCCGTAGTCCCTCTCTACAGGAATAATGTTATCGTTAATGGGGCAACAGCTGCGGAAATCAGTTTTACGACTGTCCGGAATCCCGATGCCTGTAGTGGGGTAATCAGGGTAATAGGAAATATAAAGGACTTTGTAATGGACGATAAGCTTCAGGTAGGCCCAACACCTGTAAATCGTCTCATAGTCCGTGGAGAAGTTACAGGAAGGGACGACACTAATAACTCAATCCTTTTTAACATTACAGAAATGATCTCCCTGCCTAAAAAACATGTCAAACATTATATGAAGTATCCCCCGCTGCTTGTGAATCTCAATGCCAGTATTCAGGAAGCAACAAGGCTTTTTATCCGGAATAACGTACATGGAGCCCCCGTGGAAGACAAAGGAAAAATCGTAGGGATAATTACCTACACTGATATTGCGCATGCCATTGCCCAGGGAAAGCCCAATGTCAAGGTCAAAGACATAATGACAAAAGAGCTGATAACCGTTGATGGGGATATGCAGCTCTATGATGTGGTAAAACTCTTCCATAAATATAACGTGGGAAGGCTTATTGTAACAATCAACGGAGTTCCAAAAGGAACCCTATCAAAAACCGACGTGCTGAATGAACTTGCGGTATATTGAATCTGCAATCAGTATCAGTGTATTGAATCTGCAATCAGTATCAGTGTATTGAATCTGCAATCAGTATCAGTGTATTGAATCTGCAATCAGTATCAGTGTATTGAATCTGCAATCAGTATCAGTGTATTGAATCTGCAATTTTACTCTAAAGCGGGAAGTCCCTTTCCTCGGAGCGTAAGCTACAGGTGGGGGATGGAAGCCGTCAACTTCTACAAAACAACAGTAGCATAATTACTTATACTTATAGTTATCTCTATCTAGTGATGACTATACAATATAAACAGGATCGTAAGGGCCATTCTGTGTATTCACTCCATTATCATTTTGTTCAGTGTGTGAAATATAGGAGAAAAGCTCTAACGAACCCTTTAGTTGTTGATTTTCTAAAAACTAAAATCCATAACATAAGTGAAACATTCGATGTTGAAGTACTGAATATAGAGTGTGACGAAGACTATTTTCACTTATTATTTTCAGCAAAACCTTCGCTTGATATTCCAAAATATATCAACACCATAAAAACAATAACTTCAAGAGAGATTCGTAAAAACTTCCCTGAAGTAAAAACTATGTTATGGAAAGATACTTTCTGGTCAAGATCGTATTTTATCGCATCGACGGGGCAAGTAACCTTAGATATACTGAAGCAATATGTTGATAACCAGGGCAAATATGCATCTGACGAAGAAGATCAAGATCAATCCAACTGAAGAAAAGACACGACATGCCTCTTTGGGAAAGAACTATGAAATGTGATTGTGGAAACGTTATTGATAGAGATAGAAATAGTGCTATCAACATCATTAAGCGGTTCTTATCACAGAATGCTTTGTGGACAGGCTATCAGAGGTTTTCTGATAATCTTCGACAAACAGGATTACAGATGGATACTTGCATAACTGCAAATATCCAGGTGACGTAATCACTCGAAGGAAGCTCCGTCCTCACTTTCATCAGAAAGCAGGGTGGGGGTAGTTCACCTCTATTTTTCAGTCCCTCTTCATTTTTTCGTGCCTGGCACTGAGCTCTGCTGCAATCTCATCAAGGGTAACGTCGTTTGCTGCAAGCAACACCAGCAGGTGGAATATCAGATCCGAGCTCTCCAAGACAATTTCTTTGTGGTCTTTGTTCCTGACTGCAAGGATAGTTTCAATAGATTCCTCTCCTACTTTCTCAAGGATTTTATTCATACCCTTGCGGTGATTCAGGAGTTTGCAGACATATGAGTTTTCATCATAGTTCACTTTCCGATCCAGGATGATCTCATACACCCTGTTTAAAATAGATAAGTCAGCCTCCGGCATTCTAACACCTGTTCAAGATAAATGATAAATTATGATATAATTCAAAATAAGTAAAAACAGGAGGGTTTTTTAAACCTTCCTGGGGTCGGTAATTTCTCCTGTGAGGGCTGATGCTCCTGCTGTTGCAGGGGAAGAAAGGTACACAAATGACTCTGCACTTCCTTCTCTACCCTTGAAGTTGCGGTTGGAGGTCGCAAGGCCAACTTCTCCCGGGCCGAGGAGGCCGAAAGAGCCGCCCATGCATGGTCCGCAGCAGGGAGATTCTACGATTGCTCCGGCATTCATGAGTTTTTCAATATATCCGGTTTTTAACAGTTTCATGTATTCTGTCCTTGAAGCAGGCACAACAAGAAGACGCACACCTTTTGCAATCGGTTCGTCACCCATAATATCCGCCATGAGCTTGATGTCTTCGAACCTGCCGTTTGTGCAGGATCCCATAAAGATCTGGTCAATTTTTGTGCCTTCTACTTCAGTTACCGGCTTTACGTTATCGACATTGTGAGGGCAGGCTATCTGGGGTTCAAGGTTAGAAACATCGTAATGCCTTATATCCAGATATTTAGCACCTTCATCAGACTTCCAGTAAGGATCAAGTTTGTAGCCTGGTATACGCTCTTTGAGGTATGCTTCGGTAACTTCATCTGCTTCAATGATTCCTGCCTTTCCTCCCATTTCGATTGCCATGTTGGACATGGTCATGCGCTCAGGGATTGAGAGGGAGCGAATTGTCGAACCAGCATACTCGGCAGCCATATACCTGGCGCCTTCTACTCCTACATCCCCAATAAGATGCAGGATAAGGTCTTTGGAGTAAACGCGCTTCGGCAGTTTACCTTCGACTTCAAAACGGAAGGTTTCAGGAACTTTGAACCAGAGTTTGCCTGTGGCAAAAACAGCTGCCATGTCAGTAGACCCTATGCCGGTAGAAAATGCCCCCAAAGACCCGTATGCACAGGTATGGGAGTCAGAACCTACAATCAGATCTCCGGGCAGCACATGCCCTTTTTCGGGAAGAACCTGGTGGCAAACTCCTTCATACACATCATAGTTTAAAATACCCTGCTCTTTTGCAAACTTCCTTAGCATAATATGGTTTTCTGCGGCATTAATTGAGTCTGCAGGGACCTGGTGATCGAATATGATTACTATTTTGCTGGGGTCCCATACTTTTTTTTCTTCTTCATCTCTCATGATTTCGTAAAAGCCCTGGACTGCCAGCGGACCTGTGATGTCGTGGGTCATTGCCAGGTCTATGTTTGCCAGTACAAAATCCCCGGCTTTCACGGGAGTTCCAGAGGCCTTCGAAAAGATCTTCTCCGAAACGGTCATCGGGAGATTGTCACTACCAGACATTCCGGTCATGGGGAATAACTGGCGCTTTCTAATAAATAAATTTAATTGATGATTCAGAAAGAAATAAAATTCAGGGCAGGAATAATAGAGTTTTTCCATCCAAGTTTCGCTTTAAGAGGACTAATTACATATCTTTCTGACTCAGACAACCTTATTCGCCTTATCCCTTCAGTGTCTCGGGTCGTTTGAGCCTGCTTGCTAATGATAGTTTTTAAATAAAACACTGGTTGCGCCGGAGATTCCGATCCTAAAATGTTAACTTTCTGCCCGAAAGCAATTCCAGAATTAAAAGAGGCAAAAAAGATCAGTAGTGGCGCAAACAAAAGGAATTATATTCTACCTGAAAAGCGCCTGTTTCGGGTTATAAATAACCTCCACGGATAATGAGCTGAGATAAAAGGCTAAAAGAAAAATCCAAAAGTAAAAAGAGCCTGAAATGTTTTCAGGCTTCGTCGTATCCGATTTCTTCTTTTGTGAGGTAGCAGGCAGGGTCGTCTGCCCAGATGTTTCCGTACACGGCTTCGGCTCGAACTCGGAAGTTTCCGTTGCATATGTCGAACCATTTGCAGTGGGCGCAGCGGTCAGCATTAACCTGGATAAGGGGTTTCCGGTTCTTGAGCCCGGCCATCAGTTCATCAGAAAGGTCTGTCCAGATCTCGCTGAAAGGTCTTTCGCGGACGTTTCCGAAGGAGTAGTGCCTCCAGAACTGGTCGGCGTGCACGGAGCCGTCCCAGGAAACGCAGCCGAAACCTATTCCTGAGGAGTTGCCCTGGTTCATGGAAAGGAGTTCAAACACTTCTGCTGCCCTTTCGGGATTTTCTTTTAGTAGCTTCAGGTAGATGTACGGGCCATCGCAGTGGTTGTCCACGGTCAGGACTTCCGCAGGGAAGCCTTTTTCGTGGAGGGCCTTTGTCCTCTCAGCAATCAGGTCCACAGCCTGTCTTGATTCTTCGAGGGAAAGGTCTTCATTCACCATCTTCGAACCTCTGCCTGCATAGACAAGGTGATAGAAGCAGATCCTGGGGATTTTTTCTTCTTCCAGGAGGTCAAATATCGCAGGGATGTCCATTACGTTCTGCTTGTTGATGGTAAAACGGAGTCCGACTTTTATGCCTTCTTCCTGGCAGTTATGCAGACCCCTTAGAGCTGCATCGAATGCTCCCTGCATGCCCCTGAACCTGTCATTTGTCTCTCTTATACCGTCAAGGGAGATTCCTACGTAAGAAAGCCCAACCTCTTTTAACTTTTTTGCAAGAGGTTTATCTATAAGAGTCCCGTTTGTTGAAATCACGGCTCTCATCCCTTTTTCTCTGGCATAGGCTGCAAGCTCCGGCAGGTCTTTTCGCATCGTGGGTTCGCCCCCGGAGAAGAGCATAACAGGAGAGCCAAAAGCTGCAAGGTCGTCGATAAGGGCTTTTCCTTCCTCGGTTGAAAGCTCATCTTTGAACTCCATGTCCTTTGCCTGGGCATAACAGTGGACGCATTTCAGGTTGCAGCGGCGGGTCATGTTCCAGACCACTACCGGTTTTTTATCTTTCGAAAACTGCAGAAGGTGAGAGGGAAGCCTCTTTGAATCCCTTCCATAGCGAAGGGCATCAGAAGGTTCCACGGTTCCGCAGTAAAGTTTTGAAATGCCTATCATATTGATCCGTCAAAATTGAGATTGTTTTCCAGAATTTTAAGTATTGTTTTTTGAACCGGCTTTTAGGGGTAAATTTTCAGGGGACTTTTATTTGCCGGTTTTTCAAAGCTCTTTTTTCATAGCTCTTTTTTCATAGCTCTTTTTTCATAGCCTTTATCAGAGCCTCGAAAGTGAACTCATCAGGGATTACGTCCGCATTGACCCCATGTTTTTTCAGGGTATTTCCCGTAGGAGTCCCGATTGCGCCTACAACAGCCCTGCTGAGAGTTTCTTTTATGGTCTCTCCTGCTCCCAGCTGTTCTGCATGCCTCATAAAGCCTTTGACCATCATTGAGCTGGTAAAGGCAAAGGCATCCACTTCTCCTGCGAGGGTACGTTCTATGAGTTCTTTCTGGGCTGCACCTTCGGGGATGCTGAGGGTGTACACATGAGTCTCATATACGGTTGCTCCGCACTTTTCAAGGCCTTCTATCAAAACCTTGGCTCCAAAAACGCTCCTTGCAAGGTCAACTGTTTTTCCTTTTACTTCTGGGCAGAGAGCTTCTACAATTCCTGCGGAACTGTAATCTGCGGGCAGGAAAGAATCTTCAATCCCTATTTTTATAAGCTCTTTCTCCGTGTTCGGGCCGATTGCTATTACCCTGGTCTTTTTCAGGGCTGTGATGAAGTTTTCTTTCTCAGTTTCCGTGAGTTTTTCCAGTGTGAAAAGTATCCCGTTTGCGCTCGTAAAAACAACGTAATCCGAAGTTCCGTCAACAACCCTCTGAATGAAGGGCTCGAATCCTTCGTCTTTTATGCTTTCAAGCTTTATCATAGGAGCATAGATGGGTTCAAAGCCGCAGTCCCTGGCAATTATCTCGGATTTTTCCCTGTAGCTTTCAGGCCTCATGATCGCAAGCACGGGGATTTTTATTGTGTTTGATTCTTCAGTCATACTCTTACCTCTTAGAGCCTTTAAAATTCCTTTCCTGTGATCTGCTCGCCAAGAATCGCGTGAAGGTTGACAACGTCTCCTACTACCGTGATGGCAGGAGCCTTTACTTTTCGTTCTTCTGCCAGGTCTGCGATATCTGAAAGGGTTCCCACGGTTACCCGTTGGTCAGGTCGGGTTCCTTTCTCTATGACTGCAACAGGGGTTTTAGGGTCCTTTCCGTGCTTCATGAGCTCTTCAGTATTTCGCCTGAGCATCTTTACTCCCATAAAGATTACAATGGTCCCATTGAACTTTGCCAGGGTCTCCCAGTCCAGTCCGCTATCTTCCTTTGTGGGGTCCTCGTGTCCTGTTATGAAGGTGACCATCGACGTGCTCTCCCGGTGGGTTACGGGAATTCCGGCATATGCGGGCACTGCAATTGCAGAGGTTATCCCTGGCACGACTTCGAATTCTATGCCTTCTGCTACAAGCACCTCAGCTTCTTCTCCTCCCCTTCCGAAGACGTAGGGATCCCCTCCTTTTAACCGGACCACCATCTTGCCTTCCTTTGCCTTCTGCACAATAACTTTATTGATATCAGACTGGGTCATGGTATGGTTGCCCGCGTATTTTCCCACATCTATTTTCTCTGCACTTTCCGGCATTGAGCCCAGGATCACCTTTCCCGGGAGCTGGTCATAGATAATGACTTCAGCACTGTCAATCAGCCGGCGGGCTTTAAGGGTCAGAAGTTCAGGGTCGCCGGGACCAGAACCCACAAGATAAACTTTTCCGTAATTTCCTGACATATGACGACGGTTCCTTTTTCTTCTTTTACAATTGTTGATAGATAATTCTCTTCCTTCATTTCCTGATAGATGACACCTGATACCTGCAGGGGAATGTTCCATCACAGGATAACTTCTTCTGAAGGTGGAAAGTCATCTTCTTATGAGGGGAAGAGGTTTGATAGAAATGCAAATCTGTAGGGTTTAAAGAGCTTTTATAATAAATAGTATACCATCTTTATGCATATTTATTGCACAACATATATATATTAAACCTCATACTTATTTTCTATATCTCATGCCTATTTTGTATACTCCAGATGTTTGCTCATGGTTTGATTCTTAAAAGAGAATGTGTAAATTAAAGAGTATAGAGCAACTGGTAATTAATAAATACCTCTGATGTAATTAGTGAGTTCATTGTGATAATTTCATTGTCATCAGTTAGTAATTTCATCATAATCAGTGAGTTCATCATGCTTCGCATAACTTTTCTTGGCACTGGAGGGTCCCTCCCGACCCGTAACAGAAATCCGTCAGCAGTAATGGTCAATAGAGAAGGGGAACTTATACTCTTTGACTGTGGAGAAGGCACCCAGCAGCAGATGATGCGGGCAAAAACGGGGATGATGAGTCTGTCCTCCATTTTTGTCAGTCATTTTCATGCCGATCATTTTCTCGGAATTCCTGGCCTCATTCAAACTATGTCTTTTCTGGGCAGGAAAGAGCCGTTGACGATCTATGGTCCTGAAGGGACAAAAGAGTTTACCGAGCTCTTTAAGGCCCTTGGTTATTTTAACCTTAAATACGAAATCCGGGGTGTGAAACTGAGCCCAGGAGACACTGTAGAAGGGGAAAGCTATGTGATCCGGGCTTTAGAGACCGAACACAGCATCCCGAGTCTTGGCTATTCCCTTATCGAAAACCCCCGGCCCGGACGTTTTAACCGGGAAAAGGCAGTCGCGATTGGCGTCCCTCCTGGTCCCCTTTTTTCAAAACTGCAAAAAGGAAAGCCTGTAGAAGTGGGCGGAAAGGTTGTAAGGCCCGAAGAAGTAATGGGAATTCCCAGGCCTGGAAGGACAATTGTGTACAGCGGAGATACCAGGCCCTGTGAAGCCGTGTTGGAGGCGAGCAGGGATGCCGACCTCCTTATCCATGACGGCAGTTTCGCTGATGAGATGGCAGACTGGGCGGAAGAATCCATGCATTCGACAGCAGGTGAGGTTGCAGCCCTTGCAAAAGAAGCCGGAGTCAGGAAACTGGTCCTTACCCATATAAGTTCGCGTTATACTGATGATGTGGAGCCTATCCTGAGAGACTCAAAAAAAGTGTTTGAAAATGTTATTGTAGCCGATGACCTGATGGAACTTGAGATACCATACAGACCTGAGTGAACAGATCTAAATAATCAGATCTAAATAATCAGATCTAAATAATCAGATCTAAATAATCAGATCTAAATAATCAGATCTAAATAATCAGATCTAAATAATCAGATCTAAATAATCAGATCTAAATAATCAGATCTAAATAATCAGATCTAAAATCAGATCTAAATAATCAGATCTAAAATCAGATCTAAAATCAGATCTAAATAATCAGATCTAAAATCAGATCTAAAATCAGATCTAAATAATCAGATCTAAAATCAGATCTAAATAATCAGATCTGATTGAGCCTTACGATGCCTTTTACAGGGCGTTTTGCGGAAAAATTGAAGTTTTCCTTAAAATCAGGGTTTAAAAATTAGATTAAATTTCTCTACAGGATATTAATCTGTAGAAATAATCTTTATACAACAAAAATCAGGTTATTCAGACAAGCGTCCAGTCCAGGTCTTTATTTTCAGCGTCGTAGAGTGTAACTCTCATGGTTTTGTCTTCTATTTCATAGATCGGCCTGATACCGAGGAAGAATGTGTCTCCGGGGTTGATTTCTATTTCACCTTTGACCCTTCCGAAGTATACTCTACCTCTTGTGTCTTTTTCTTCAACTGTCAC
The Methanosarcina sp. WWM596 DNA segment above includes these coding regions:
- the rnz gene encoding ribonuclease Z: MLRITFLGTGGSLPTRNRNPSAVMVNREGELILFDCGEGTQQQMMRAKTGMMSLSSIFVSHFHADHFLGIPGLIQTMSFLGRKEPLTIYGPEGTKEFTELFKALGYFNLKYEIRGVKLSPGDTVEGESYVIRALETEHSIPSLGYSLIENPRPGRFNREKAVAIGVPPGPLFSKLQKGKPVEVGGKVVRPEEVMGIPRPGRTIVYSGDTRPCEAVLEASRDADLLIHDGSFADEMADWAEESMHSTAGEVAALAKEAGVRKLVLTHISSRYTDDVEPILRDSKKVFENVIVADDLMELEIPYRPE
- the cobA gene encoding uroporphyrinogen-III C-methyltransferase encodes the protein MSGNYGKVYLVGSGPGDPELLTLKARRLIDSAEVIIYDQLPGKVILGSMPESAEKIDVGKYAGNHTMTQSDINKVIVQKAKEGKMVVRLKGGDPYVFGRGGEEAEVLVAEGIEFEVVPGITSAIAVPAYAGIPVTHRESTSMVTFITGHEDPTKEDSGLDWETLAKFNGTIVIFMGVKMLRRNTEELMKHGKDPKTPVAVIEKGTRPDQRVTVGTLSDIADLAEERKVKAPAITVVGDVVNLHAILGEQITGKEF